The following proteins are co-located in the Pseudomonas cavernae genome:
- the secE gene encoding preprotein translocase subunit SecE, translating to MNAKAEAKDSRFDLLKWLAVAALVVVGVVGNQYFSGEPILYRVLGLIVLAAVAAFVALKTGKGQLFFGLVKEARVEIRKVVWPTRQETMQTTLIVVAVVLVMALLLWGLDSLLGWLVSLIVG from the coding sequence ATGAATGCTAAGGCTGAAGCCAAAGATTCACGCTTCGATCTTCTGAAGTGGCTTGCTGTTGCTGCTTTGGTTGTTGTGGGTGTGGTCGGTAATCAGTACTTCTCGGGCGAGCCGATTCTGTACCGAGTTCTCGGCTTGATTGTGCTGGCGGCAGTTGCGGCTTTTGTCGCGCTGAAAACTGGCAAAGGCCAGTTGTTCTTCGGTTTGGTGAAGGAAGCCCGCGTCGAGATTCGCAAAGTCGTTTGGCCGACTCGCCAAGAAACGATGCAGACCACGCTAATCGTCGTTGCTGTCGTTCTCGTTATGGCGCTGCTGTTGTGGGGGCTCGACTCCCTGCTCGGTTGGCTTGTTTCTTTGATTGTTGGTTAA